TTGCAGAATCAGAAGTTATAAGTTTAATAGGTAGTGGTAAAAAAAGAGAAGATATAGCATATGGAGTATTGGATTCTATAGCTGGAAAGGTAAAATCTTTATGTCAAAAACATTCAGATAATGGACAATATTTTTTAACTGGAGGCTTAAGTGAAAACAGTTACATATTGGAGAGACTGTCAGAAAAATTAGGTTCAGAAGTAAAAGCTCATGAACTTGGCAGATATGCTGGAGCTATAGGAGCAGCTTTAATGGCAAAAAGATTAAAATAAATAGTTGACTTGATTTAAGTTTTGTGCTAATATTACGAATAAAGATTAATAAAATTTTTATAAGACCTTTAAAATTAGTCCTGTGAGACTAAGAAGGAAGAGAAAAGTATATTTTATAAAAAAAGTGTAATTATAAATATTATATGAAAATATAATATTTTAAGATAGAGTATAATTATGCCTTCCTTTAAAAGGGAAGGCATTTTTTATACCTTTAAATTTAATCCAGAGAGATTAAAAAGGAGGAATTGTATATGTTAAAAGGAAGAAATTTGTTAGATCCAATGGATTTTTCATTAGAAGAATTGGAAGAGGTATTTAAATTAGCAGATGAAATAATTGAGGAGCCAGAAAAATTTTTACATGTATGTGATGGAAAAATATTGGCTACATTATTTTATGAACCAAGTACAAGAACCAGATTTAGCTTTGAAGCTGCTATGCTTAGACTAGGTGGTCAGATAATAGGATTTTCAGAACCTAATTCAAGTTCAGTAGCTAAAGGGGAAAGTGTAGCAGATACTATAAGAACTGTAGGTTGTTATGCAGATATAGTAGCTATGAGACACCCAAAAGAAGGTGCACCAGCAATAGCTGCAATGTATTCAGAAATACCAGTTATAAATGCTGGTGATGGTAGTCATCAACATCCAACTCAAACATTAACAGATCTATTAACTATAAGATCCCTAAAAGGAAATTTATCTAACTTAACTATTGGTTGCTGTGGAGATTTAAAATTTGGAAGAACAGTACACTCATTAGTAAAAGCCCTATCAAGGTATAAAAACAACAAATTTGTTTTTATGTCACCAGAAGAATTGAAGATTCCTGATTATATAAGAAAAGAAATTTTAGAAAAAAATAATATAGAATATAAAGAAGTATCAAAGATGGAAGATGCTATGTCAGAACTAGATATACTTTATATGACAAGAGTTCAAAGAGAAAGATTTTTCAATGAAGATGATTATGTAAGATTAAAAGATAGTTATATATTAGATAACGAAAAAATGAAATATGCTAAAAAAGATATGATGATTCTTCATCCATTACCAAGGGTTAATGAAATAGCTTATGAAATAGATAAAGATCCAAGAGGATGCTATTTTAAGCAAGCTAAATATGGAATGTATGTAAGAATGGCTTTAATAGCAAAGTTATTGGGGGTTAGATAATATGTTAACAATAAATAGTATAAAAAATGGTATAGTAATAGATCATATACAAGCAGGTCATGGTATAAAGATATTTAAATATTTAGGATTAGAAGAAGCTGATTATAGAGTAGCGCTTATAATGAATGCTGAAAGTTCAAAATTGGGAAAAAAGGACATAATAAAGATAGAAAATATAATGGAAATAGATTATAAAGTGTTAGGATTTATAGATCCTACAATAACAATAGATGTTATCGAAAATGAAAAGATAAAGGAAAAAATAAAATTAGAATTACCTAGAACAATAGAAAATGTTATAAAATGCAAAAATCCACGCTGCATAACATCTGTAGAAAATTATATACCTAATGAATTTTACTTGGTAGATGAAGAGAATGGGGAATATAGATGTAAATATTGTGATGAAATATATTCAGGTGGAGATATAAACAAATTATAAAATTTATGGAGGGATGCACAAATGAATGAATTGCTAATTAAAAATGTAAATATAATAGATTGGTGCCAAAACTTCCATGGAGATGTTTATATAAAGAACGGAATTATATCAGAATTAGGAATAGACTTAAATAAAAATTGTGAAATATTTGATGGAAGAGGATTAACTCTTCTTCCATCTTTTATAGATATGCATGTTCATTTTAGAGATCCAGGTTTTACATATAAAGAAGATATATTAACAGGAAGTAGAGCAGCAGTAAAGGGTGGATATACTATGGTAAATTTAATGGCTAATACTAAACCCATATGTAGCTCCAACAAAGAAGTAGAGTATGTCTTACAAAAAGGAAAAGAAGTAGGATTAGTAGATATACATCAATGTATGTCAATTACAAAAGATTTTTCTGGAGATGATATAAGTCATTTAGATTCTATGGATAATAAAGTGAAAATAATATCAGAAGACGGAAAAGATGTAATGAACAGCAAGGTGTTAATAAATGCTATGTTTAAGGCTAAGGAAAAAGATGTTATAGTAATGTGTCATTCAGAAGAACATGATGTAACAGAATTAGATACTAGACTTTCAGAAAATCTAATGACTTGGAGAAATATAGCTCTTTCAGAATTTACAGGATGTAAAGTCCATATAGCTCATGTAAGCACCAAAGAATCTATAGAATATATAAAAAATGCTAAAAAGAATGGTTTAAAAGTAACCTGTGAAGTAGCACCACATCATATAGCACTTACAAATAAAATTTTTTATAGAGTAAATCCACCATTAAGAGAAGATGATGATGTGAAAATATTAATAGAGGCAATAAAGGAAGATATAGTAGATTGCATAGGAACAGATCATGCACCACATAGTAAGGAAGACAAATTAAAAGGAAGTCCTGGAATATCTGGAATAGAGACCTCCTTTTCTACATGTTATACAAAGTTAGTTCATGATAATCATATTAGTTTAAGCAAACTTTCAAAAATAATGTCTAAAAATCCAGCGGAAATTTTAGGAGTAAATAAGGGAGAAATAAAAATAGGAAGAGAAGCAGATTTAGTTTTAGTAGATACAAAAGAAGAATACAAAGTAAAATCTGAGGAATTTTACTCCAAAGGAAAAAATACTCCAATGGACGGCATGCATCTTAAGGGTAGAGTTAAAGTTACATTTAAAGCAGGATGTATAGTATACAATGAATTTTAATAGAAGAAAGGATGAATAGAATGATTATAGATAAATTGTATGAAAGTGTAGAAAAAAAGGGATGTGTTTGTGTAGGACTTGATACAGATATAAGTTATATACCAGAAGGATTTTTAAATAAATTTAATAATATAGAAGATGCTATATTTTCATTTAATCAAAGAATAATTGATTCAACTTTTGATATATCAGCTTGTTATAAAGTTCAAATAGCTTATTACGAAGCTATGGGAATTAAAGGTATGATGTTATATAAAAAGACCTTAGAATGTATAAGAAAAAAAGGTGGTATAGTTATAGCAGATATAAAGAGAGGAGACATATCTGCTACAGCTAAAATGTATGCAAAGGCTCATTTTGAAGGAGATTTTGAAAGTGATTTCATAACATTAAATCCATATATGGGAATGGATACTTTGGAACCTTATAGTGAATATTTTAAAAATAAAGAAAAGGGAGCTTTCTTATTATTAAGAACTTCCAATAAAGGTTCAAAGGATATACAATATTTAGATTTAAAAGATGATAAAAAAGTATATAACAAAGTAGGAGAAAAAATAGAGAATATAGGAAAAGAATTTTTAGGTAAATGTGGATATAGTTCAATAGGAGCAGTAGTTGGATGTACTGCAGAAGAAAATAATATTAGACAAGAATTAAAACATACTTTTTTCTTAATACCAGGTTATGGTGCTCAAGGTGGAAAAGCTGATGTAGCCAAATCTTATTTAAGTCAAGGTAATGGAGGAATTGTAAATTCTTCAAGGGGAATATTGCTTGCATATAAAAAATATGATGAGGAAGGAAAAAACTTTGAAGAATATGCAAGAGAAGAAGTTATAAATATGAAAAAAACTTTACAGTTTACATAGATTATTTAAATTAAGTAATTTTTAGTATCATAAAAATGTATTAAAGCACAAAATAAAAATAAATTTTTATTTAAATAAGACAGATAAATTTGAGATGTAACTATATTTTATGGTATTAAATTATTAGAAAGAGTGGTGTGTAAAATAAATCCTAAAACTTTTAGAGTAAAGGTAATAGAAAATAAAAATATATCAACAGGTATATTTAAAATTACTTTAGAGGGTATTTTTAAAGGTAAGCCAGGACAATTTTATATGATTAGAGCGTGGAAAAATGAGCCGATTTTATGGAGACCGATAAGTATACATGATATAAGTGAAAACTCAATAGAATTTTTATATAAAGTAGAAGGAAAAGGAACCCAAATTCTATCTCAAATAAGATCGGAAGAAGAAGTAGAAATAATGGGTCCTTTAGGAAACGGATTTGATTTAGAAAATATAAATGGAAAAGTTGCTATAGTTGTAGGTGGTATAGGAATAGCTCCCATGAATTACTTATTAAAAAGTATAAAGAATACTAAAGTAGATTTTTATGTGGGTTTTAGAGATGAAGTTTATATTACAGAAAAATTTAATAATTTAGTAGAAAAACTAGTTGTAGTTACAGAGGACGGTAGTAGGGGAGAAAAGGGATATGTAACAGATTATTTTAATCCAGAAGGCTATGATTTGGTTTTATGTTGTGGACCAGAAATAATGATGGATAAAGTTATATTAATATGCAGAGAGAAAAGAATTCCTTTATATGTATCTATGGAAAAAAGAATGGCTTGTGGTATAGGAGCATGTCTTGTGTGTACTTGTAAAACTAGATTTGGTAACAAGAGAACTTGTAAGGATGGGCCTGTATTTAAAGGAGAGGACATTATTTTGAAAGGGGATATATAATGCTTCAAGTAAATTTGTGTGGTAAAACTTTAAAGAATCCTATCATAGCTGCATCAGGAACTTTTGGATTTGGTGAAGAATATGGAGAATTCTATGATGTTTCCATATTAGGCGGAATTTCTAGTAAAGGATTGACTTTAAATCCTAAAGAAGGAAACGATGGTATAAGAATTTATGAAACTAGTTCTGGAATAATAAATAGTGTAGGCCTTCAAAATCCTGGAATAGATAGATTTGTAAAAGAAGAATTACCTAATATGAAAAAAATAGATACTATAATCATTGCAAATGTAGGTGGAGGATGTATAGAAGATTATATAGCAGTAGTAGAGAAGTTAAATAAAACAGATGTAGATATGATAGAACTAAATATATCCTGTCCAAATGTAAAACATGGAGGTATGGCCTTTGGAATAAAGTCAGAAGTAGCTTATGAGGTGGTAAAGAAAGTTAAGGAAATATGTAAAAACCCACTTATAGTAAAGTTATCTCCTAATGCAGAAGATATAGTAGATATGGCTGTAAAATGTGAAAGTGCAGGTGCAGATGCAATTTCTTTAGTAAATACATTTAAAGCTATGGCTATTGATATAAAAAGAAAAGTTCCTGTATTTGAAAATGTAACTGCAGGTTTATCAGGGCCGTGCATTAAGCCTATAGCATTAAGAATGGTATATGAAGTATGTAAGAAAGTAATGATACCAGTGATAGGAATAGGTGGAATAAGCAATTATAAAGATGTAATAGAATTTATTATGGCAGGGGCTACAGCAGTGCAAATAGGAACGGCTAATTTTATGAATCCATACTCAGCATTAAATATAATAAAGGACTTGGAAAGTTATATGCAAAAAGAAGGTATTAAAAATTTAGAAGAAATAAGGGGAATTATTTAAAATAAATTTAAAGAATATGAGGAGGAAGATATAAATGAGTAATATAAATGTTATAGATATATTAAGAGAATCAAATGCATTATTAGAAGGACATTTTTTATTATCATCTGGGAGACATAGTAATAGATATTGTCAGTGTGCAAAGTTACTTCAGTATCCACAAAAATCAGAAA
Above is a window of Clostridium sporogenes DNA encoding:
- a CDS encoding aspartate carbamoyltransferase regulatory subunit, with translation MLTINSIKNGIVIDHIQAGHGIKIFKYLGLEEADYRVALIMNAESSKLGKKDIIKIENIMEIDYKVLGFIDPTITIDVIENEKIKEKIKLELPRTIENVIKCKNPRCITSVENYIPNEFYLVDEENGEYRCKYCDEIYSGGDINKL
- a CDS encoding dihydroorotate dehydrogenase electron transfer subunit, with translation MCKINPKTFRVKVIENKNISTGIFKITLEGIFKGKPGQFYMIRAWKNEPILWRPISIHDISENSIEFLYKVEGKGTQILSQIRSEEEVEIMGPLGNGFDLENINGKVAIVVGGIGIAPMNYLLKSIKNTKVDFYVGFRDEVYITEKFNNLVEKLVVVTEDGSRGEKGYVTDYFNPEGYDLVLCCGPEIMMDKVILICREKRIPLYVSMEKRMACGIGACLVCTCKTRFGNKRTCKDGPVFKGEDIILKGDI
- the pyrF gene encoding orotidine-5'-phosphate decarboxylase, with product MIIDKLYESVEKKGCVCVGLDTDISYIPEGFLNKFNNIEDAIFSFNQRIIDSTFDISACYKVQIAYYEAMGIKGMMLYKKTLECIRKKGGIVIADIKRGDISATAKMYAKAHFEGDFESDFITLNPYMGMDTLEPYSEYFKNKEKGAFLLLRTSNKGSKDIQYLDLKDDKKVYNKVGEKIENIGKEFLGKCGYSSIGAVVGCTAEENNIRQELKHTFFLIPGYGAQGGKADVAKSYLSQGNGGIVNSSRGILLAYKKYDEEGKNFEEYAREEVINMKKTLQFT
- a CDS encoding dihydroorotase — encoded protein: MNELLIKNVNIIDWCQNFHGDVYIKNGIISELGIDLNKNCEIFDGRGLTLLPSFIDMHVHFRDPGFTYKEDILTGSRAAVKGGYTMVNLMANTKPICSSNKEVEYVLQKGKEVGLVDIHQCMSITKDFSGDDISHLDSMDNKVKIISEDGKDVMNSKVLINAMFKAKEKDVIVMCHSEEHDVTELDTRLSENLMTWRNIALSEFTGCKVHIAHVSTKESIEYIKNAKKNGLKVTCEVAPHHIALTNKIFYRVNPPLREDDDVKILIEAIKEDIVDCIGTDHAPHSKEDKLKGSPGISGIETSFSTCYTKLVHDNHISLSKLSKIMSKNPAEILGVNKGEIKIGREADLVLVDTKEEYKVKSEEFYSKGKNTPMDGMHLKGRVKVTFKAGCIVYNEF
- a CDS encoding dihydroorotate dehydrogenase, whose amino-acid sequence is MLQVNLCGKTLKNPIIAASGTFGFGEEYGEFYDVSILGGISSKGLTLNPKEGNDGIRIYETSSGIINSVGLQNPGIDRFVKEELPNMKKIDTIIIANVGGGCIEDYIAVVEKLNKTDVDMIELNISCPNVKHGGMAFGIKSEVAYEVVKKVKEICKNPLIVKLSPNAEDIVDMAVKCESAGADAISLVNTFKAMAIDIKRKVPVFENVTAGLSGPCIKPIALRMVYEVCKKVMIPVIGIGGISNYKDVIEFIMAGATAVQIGTANFMNPYSALNIIKDLESYMQKEGIKNLEEIRGII
- the pyrB gene encoding aspartate carbamoyltransferase → MLKGRNLLDPMDFSLEELEEVFKLADEIIEEPEKFLHVCDGKILATLFYEPSTRTRFSFEAAMLRLGGQIIGFSEPNSSSVAKGESVADTIRTVGCYADIVAMRHPKEGAPAIAAMYSEIPVINAGDGSHQHPTQTLTDLLTIRSLKGNLSNLTIGCCGDLKFGRTVHSLVKALSRYKNNKFVFMSPEELKIPDYIRKEILEKNNIEYKEVSKMEDAMSELDILYMTRVQRERFFNEDDYVRLKDSYILDNEKMKYAKKDMMILHPLPRVNEIAYEIDKDPRGCYFKQAKYGMYVRMALIAKLLGVR